The genomic DNA AAACCccttaattttggaaaatgtcttaccgtTTCTAATTCGGTAAGACATATTCAGGAAAATTAGAAGAACACCGATTTTCTTCTGTTTCAATTCCACCATTAAAAATGAccatttcttctcttctcttctattcccctctccatttcttttcttctcttctatttccctttcttctttcttctttgtATCCGCTACGAAAGGGTACctacaaatatttattaaatgcAATTGTATCTCCcaagtttaaattttttattcaaacTTCCATGCCTTTTTGTTTATCTTCTGCAGTTACTTATTCATGTAGAGTTTACAGAAAGTTTCGTGTTCTAGCTCGTTTTTCTACTTCATGTGCTCTAAATACAGTAGATTACTTCAAAGAAATCGATACCCATGTTTCTGACTATCCTGGATTACAACAGAGGATGCAGAGTTATGCTATCTCAGGTGACTTTAGCAATGCTTTCTCTACTCTAAATTTGATGAAAAACATTGATGGGAAACCAACTGTGTATGATTGTAAtgctttgatgtacttttagttgaagtCTAAGAACACGTGTTGGTAAGAGTTGGTTGAAATATATACCGGGATGAAGAGATTTGGTCCTCCACCAGTTGCATCCACTTTTAATACCCTTCTTAATGGAATGTTACTTCTTGGTGATCTGAAACATGCAATTTTTATTGTTGAAGAGATGTATAGAAATCATTTTGTTCCATCCTTTACTTCTTTATCAAAAACGTTCAAAGTAGGGAATTTACTTGATGGTCTTCTTGTTTTTGAGCTCATGTTGAGGTATGATTATCACCCAACAGAACCAactttgaataaatttattttaatgctTAGTGATGCTGGGATGGTTTCTGATGCATGTTTTGTGTTCTCTGTTCTTTTGAGAAAGAGTTATATTTATAGTGTTTATTGTTATAATCCTATTCTACAGGCTTTATGCAAGACCAGTCGAAGTTATACTACTTTGCAATTGTTTTATTTGATGAAGAAGAAAGGGTTTGTTCATAGTGTGTGTTCCTATACTGCTTTGATTTATGGGTTCTGTAGAGAAGGCATGCAAGATAATGTTTTTCAATGGCTGGATTTCATGCAAAATAATGGTTGTAAGCCTAATGTGATTACGTACATGATAATTGTTAAGTTTCTTTTTGATAATGGGAAGTTTGAGGAGGCTATGAACTTCGTCAGTAAGATGGAAAGGGAACGTTGTAACCCTGATCTGCTTCCTTATAATGTCATTCTTCGTGAGCTTTTCCATAGAGATAGACTAGATGACATTTCTGAGTTAATTCAGGTGATGGATCAAAAAGGTCTTTCTCCGGATTCATAGTCATATGCTGCTTTGTGTGGAGGCCTGCTCAAAATAGGAAAAGTAAGGGATGCATGTGAACTATTGCTTGATATATTTTCCAATGGAACTGCAGATGTTGCTGTCTATAATATTTACTTCCAATGTTTATGTCAAGAGAATAAATCAAGAGAAGCATTGTCTCAGTTGAAGTGCAAGATGAAAGTTGGCTTTAAGCCAAACAATGTGTCGTATAATACTATCTTGAGTGGTTTTtgtaaagaaaaaaatattaatgAGGCCATGGAGCTTTTGTACCATTTTGAGTGGGATGTGAATGGGCCTGATGCGGTCACTTTCAATGCAATTTTGTCTACTGCATGCAGGCTAGGAAACTCTACAATAATTCAAAGGATCTTGTATCATATGACGTATGAAAACATGAAGCTTAATATCTTCAAATGGTTCAAATGGTAGTGCAGGGCTTTCAACCTGATGAGGTAACTTTACGGATCCTTAGCCAAGCAGTTTCAAATGGTTCGATGAAGAGATTTCCTAAAGTCGCTAAAGTTCTAGATTGGGTGATAAGTAATGacttttagaaagaaaaagatcAAAAGACAATAGCTGGCTGATTTATTTAGTTTTTGAAGTTTCTTTTCATATGATTGCTTGAAGCAAATTATGGCTCGCTTGGTCTTTTCTAAGAACATTTATGAAGATTCAAGCCTGAATCAGGTATGAAAAGTTCTTAATCAATGGCCAAAAGAAGATACTTTTTATTGAATCTATGTGTTTATTTTTTTCACCAGAGAAAAGACACGTAAATCATTAATATTGAGACTCAACCTCGCATGTTTTCTCTTGTTCTCGTGTGCAGTGGAAAGGGAAAAGTCCTTGCTTTCAGGAGCATCGAATTTTTTTCCATCTAGAGCATCTCATGCCAAACATCTTAAATGTAGGGTAGGTGATGTGTGTGtattgtcgaaactatttttaaaGGGAGattttgaaaacgggagtcgccaccaacctttttaggtgtgattggatcaccttataaaacattttggtctacgaaaatgtgagaaaacaggttcgagagtcggttacgtacgaggaaggattagcaccctcgcaacgtccaaaattggtaccaaattgaatagttttctatcttaatgtcaaaagtttgaaagaatttaaaaaatagGGTCCCCTTTTAAAACCGGaataatttgagttgaaaatcaagattccttcgctccaaaagagtacaaacatcacatccagcatgattggacacgatattcttatacttttgtaactgaaatcatcttgtgatttaaaaaatctatttagaaggacactttagacatttagacaaacgggaaatggcaacccagcatgttagggaactacttcccgaattcctaaatacaaaaaaacattgcctcatttttaaaattcttttggattaaatgaaatataaaatttttaaaacaacgatgcatttaacatattacaagatatcaatactaaaataatataaaatacatgatacatactttaaaatttcatgcaaatataatatagaaaataataaataacgacataaattacataatatatattaacatttcatgcagatataatcataaataacataaatgtacatacattaacatttcatgcaaaatacaacatagaaaacaatgaatataa from Gossypium arboreum isolate Shixiya-1 chromosome 9, ASM2569848v2, whole genome shotgun sequence includes the following:
- the LOC108456031 gene encoding pentatricopeptide repeat-containing protein At3g49730-like — translated: MFLTILDYNRGCRVMLSQALCKTSRSYTTLQLFYLMKKKGFVHSVCSYTALIYGFCREGMQDNVFQWLDFMQNNGCKPNVITYMIIVKFLFDNGKFEEAMNFVSKMERERCNPDLLPYNVILRELFHRDRLDDISELIQVMDQKGLSPDS